The nucleotide window TGGTGGGCAGAACCCAGGTGTTGAAAGCCTCGTCGATGGCCGCGCTCGCGTAGCCGGGGAAGCCGACGTTGGTCGCCCACTCGAGCACGTTGCCCAGGACCTTGTA belongs to Vicinamibacteria bacterium and includes:
- a CDS encoding carbohydrate ABC transporter substrate-binding protein, coding for YKVLGNVLEWATNVGFPGYASAAIDEAFNTWVLPTMFAKVARDEITPEEGAKAAETELKRIFAKWA